A stretch of DNA from Hippopotamus amphibius kiboko isolate mHipAmp2 chromosome 5, mHipAmp2.hap2, whole genome shotgun sequence:
AGCCCCGGTGGCAACACCCCTGAAGGTGCAGGTGCAGGCTGGGGGACGATCCTCGTCCCCAGAGACAGCACTGCAACCTGAGAACACGTCACACCTTGTGCTGCGAGAAGCGGCAAATCAGGCTGAGCTGTTGCGGGGTTGAGTCTCTGTACACGTGCTAAGAATGGACATTCACATGAACTCGACCATCCCCAACCCCGCTGTTCCCAACCCCACCGGGCCCTCGGGTACACATGGAGATGCACTTGTTTCCCAATACAAACCCACAGGCTGCTTTTGGGCCATGTCACACAGGGCAATCTGGGCTTAACCCAAACAGTGTGATGGTGACCCAAGTCGTGTTGCAATAAACCCTGAAATGACCTATGTCCCTTAGGGTCACCTGTCCGTACATGGGAGAAATGACCCCTCTGTGGGATGCAGCCCTTCGCCCTGTGGTTATTGGCAACGACACCAAAGATCGGCAGGTCTCAGGGCATGGTGCTAAGTGGTAGCCCGGGCAAATGACACTCCTGGTCCTGAGTCCCCACTGCTGAGTCCAgggccccaggcagggctggactCAATGCTACAGTCACCTTCATCCTGCAGCTGGAGGCCTTGATGAGATGCTCTGTGAGCTGCTCTGCAGTCCCAGCCTGTCAGTCGTTAACCAGAGCAGTGGATAGAGCGGTAATCTTCCCTGCATGTTGTTTCCACCCGTGTCAAGAAGGCCAAGTGCCCTGACTACCTTACCCGGGCCATTTCTCCAGGCAGTGCTGGCAGAGAAAATCCAGGGAGCAGATGATGCTGGTGGAGGGGGCTTGCTCACACTCACCTGGTGCTCAGCACCCGCGGGGCCCTCTGCCCTGGGACCTATGGGGCCCACACGACCATGCTGACGCACTGATCCTGGTGAGCAGGCATCTCCATCTTCCGTTGGCCTGTGAACAGGCACGGGCTCACGTGTCTGCTTGCAGACCTCCCACTCTGGCTGTCCCTGTGGCTGGAGTTATGAGGACGTCTGGCCAGCAGCAACCAACAACACACATCCCTGCTTCTGGTGCTTGTCCTCGGGACTGAGGTGAGGCTCCTGCAGTGCTGAGTGCCAGGCCTGGGGTCTCAGCAAGGGCTGcttgtttaattctcataacCACCCTAAAACAACACTCAGGAGGGCAGCTGGGCTCTGGACTCAAGGTGGGCAGGTGACACTGTCCCTGGGCCCAAGTGCTGCTTCTGGAGTGCCTGCATGGACCCAGCTCCTCTCCAAAGAGGCTGGCACCAGGACCTTCAGGCCATGGGTGGCTCCATCCCTGGGCTGCTCTGCTGAGGGAGTCAGGTGAGGAGGGCAGAAGGGGAGCCCAGGCACCCCTCCTGGGGCCCTGAGCTAACTCGAGTGAGCATATCCTTGCTGCTGAAGCCAGTCTGAGTACCTGGAGCTTAAAGAAGACATCCTGGGTAACTTTCAACCCACTTGTCTGGCAGGGCTCACAGGGCTTGTCTCATGCCTCTTCCTCGTTTGCAAGACCTAGGGTCTTCCATCTGTGAACTCAAATGCTACACATGTGCACCCTGATGTGAGGGACACAGGCTTTACTGAAGGGGATAAGGTCAAATGTGCtggcaaataaacacacactGTGGGTGCCCCCTTTCCTGAGAGAGCAATTCTGAATCTGCCCCAATGTCCTAAATCGTCAGTATAAATGATCCCATGTAAGATAAGTTAAGGCTGCAGGTTTATTCACATTTATACACATTTGTAAAGGTTAGTGGTCTATCCCATGTGAATTTTCTGATGCTGAGTAAGCCTTGAGCTCCTATTAAAAGCTttgccacattcattacatttataaggtttctctcctgtgtgaattCTCTGGTGTATAATTAGATGCGAGCGCCAtctgaatattttctcacattcattACACTTATGAAGTTTCTTCACAGTATTAACTTTCTTACGGCTCACGTGGGTAGAAGCTTCCAGGGTGTTCCCATACTCGTGGTACCACTGGGCTCGAGTGTGGATCCTCTGGTGCTCGATGAGGTACGAGCTCCggctgaaggctttcccacactcgCTGCACCCGTAGGGCTTCACCCCTGCATGAATGATCTGGTGCTGGAAAAGGGTGGAGTTCtgactgaaggctttcccacattcactgcacttaTAGGGCCTCTCCCCTGTGTGCACCCGCTGGTGTATTGTGAGCTGTGTGCTCATactgaaggcttttccacattcgAGGCACTCATAGGGCTTCTCCCCCTTATGGATCCTCTGATGGTAAATGAGGCTCGAGCTCTggctgaaggccttcccacagtCACTGCACtcatagggcttctctccagtgtgaattctctgatgctgAATTAGGTGTGAGCCCTGGACAAAGCCTTTCCCACACTCATCACACTTAAAtggcttttctccagtgtgagttcTCTGGTGGCGAATAAGCCGTGAACTGCAACCAAAGGCTTTTGAACACTTGTTGCACTTATAAGGTTTCTCTCCGGTGTGCGTCAGCTGATGCTGACTAAGGCGGGAGACCCACCGGAAAGCCTTCCCACACTCGTCACACTTAAACGGTTTCTCGGCAGCATGCATTCTCTGATGTGCAACCAGGCTGGGACTATCAGAGGTTCTCGGGAGCTGAAGTTTCTCCCCAGCATGCATCCGCTGGTGCTGAGCTAGGGTTGAGCTCtggctgaaagccttcccacactCCCGGCATGGGTAGGGCCTCTCTCCCGTGTGGGTCCTCTGGTGCCTGGCCAGCTGAGACTGCTggctgaaggccttcccacactcccGGCAGCCATAGGGCCTCTCTCCTGTGTGGACCCTCTGATGGTGGATGAGGCTGGAGCTCTGaccaaaggctttcccacattcctcgCACCTgtagggcttctccccagtgtgaaTCCTTTGATGCTGAATAAGTTTTGAGCTCAGGCGAAAGGCCTTCCCACACTCGGTACATTTAAatggcttctctccagtgtggatcCTCTGATGCTGAGTAAGCTGTGAGCACAGCCTGAAGACCTTCCCACACTCTTCACACTCATACGGCTTCTCTCCATGCAAGGTACTTAGACGTCTCCCCTGTAAGCAATCAGGTAAATTTTTTTGGCACTCTTGACATCTGTTAGGCTTCTTCTGTGTATTAACTTCCTGATGCAGAACAACACCTGAAGTAGATCGGAAACTCCTGCCACACAGATCACATCTTCGGAAGGACCCCTGACTTTGATCAGGTTGACAACCCAGGCGGCCACTGCTCCCCCGCTCACCACACCCATGGGCCTCGTCCTCAGCAAAGGTCTTTCTGGGAGCCACAGTCCCTGTGTTCAAGCAGTTTTTCTGGAAGACGGAGCTTGGCTGAGTCTCTGAACAGACCTCGGGATCAGAGATGTCTCCAAAGCCAGGACTCTGGGGCGGGGTTTTGACCACGACCACACGGGATTCTGACTTTAGACTGTCCATATCTTTACAGGTCTGCTCACTCTCAGTCCCAAGTGTAGAATCTGAAATGAACAGGAAGTAAACTGCTGCTCATCCCCTGTGCTCAGAGTAAGGACAAAgactgagggtgtgtgtgtgtgtgtgtgtgtgtgtgtgtgtatgtgtgtttgtgcacGCAGACCAACCCTGGGACTGAGCCCCCTCCCAGGACAGGCTGCATtgagcacatggaaagatgctacaagaagtcaatgcctgggacttccccggtggtccagtggttgagaatctgccttccagagcaggggacgtgggttcaatccctggtggggaactaagatcccacatgccatagggcaattaagcccacatgctctacagtcttcatgccacaactagagagaaactgcgtgccacaacaaagagcctgggtgccacaactaagacccgatacagccaagtgaataaataaataagtaaatgtatgtttttaagtgtcttaaaaaaaaaaaagtcaatgcctTTGATAGTTCTCAAAATCTGGTTTcaatcatacttttttttaacgTATTCATTCAGTTACAGTCTACTTGGCAGAGTGCAAAAAGCCACCCTCCCGAGAGGGAGAAAAGTCATCCTATGGGGACTTAGTATGaggaaaaatccacaaagaagCAAAGTGAGCCCGAAAGAGTGGGAGGTTTAGTGAGAGGCAGGGTTAGGCTGAGAGGTCAGAGACTCCTGACTCCAGAGGAAGTAGagtgaggaggaaagagggacTGAAAACTGTGAACAGAGGAATACCAGATACTGAGAGAAATGAGGCACAAGAGCTGCTGAGGggcacacggggtggggggtgagccCGAAAGGACTGGCCCTCAGGCTATCCACTGAGTGGGATTCTGAGCAGGACCCCAAGCCTGAACTCTGCATCCTCCAGCTGCTGCCAAGCCACGCCCTCTGACTCACACTTGGCTGCATCCCTTGCTAGTCTTCCCCTCGGCGTCCCTTGCTAGTCTGCCCCTCAGCTTCCAGGCGGCCACACCCACTGGCCATACTGacccctccttcccctgggttTCTGGAGGATCCACCTACCCTGCCTGCCCTCCATATGGAGGtctggagtgatgtggccaccagccaaggaatacctggggccaccagaagctgaaagaggcaggaaggatcctcccctacaggtttcagaggggACAAGGCCCTGCCTTGACTCTGgacatctggcctccagaactgaaaaACAGTAAAcctctgctgttttaagcctcCAGTTTGTCGTGCTCTATTACAGCAGCCCCAGAACACTAACACAGCCCTGGAGCCTCATCTGAGAGGCTGGGGTCACCCAGGGCCCCAAGAAGTTCCAGAGCGAGTGCTGGTGGAGGCAGAGGACAGCTGCTCAGAGCCACACTTAGTGCTCCCCTTGGAGTCACAAGTGTGTACCTTTGCTTAATAAgagtattaataaaattataaactgaagaaaatgtggtTGGAAAACAGTTTTCACCATAATGCACAGGTATTTTGTGTCCTTGCTTTTCTGTAGTTCAGTCTCTCCTGAGGCTGCCCCACCACTGGTCTACAATTCTGGGCCCACCCCATGGCATTCCCAGGAAGCCCAGCAAGCCTACATGCATAGCCCCTGGGGTCTGCCACCAGCCCCCCACCTGCAGCCCTCTCACCCTGTGCCCAGAAGCCTCTGCTGCAAGCCTGAGCCTCACCTGTCCGGGAGGTCCTGgctgcctctctcccctctgctccttGCAGATCGAGGACCCACGGCTCCTGTCCCTGTTCCAGCCGGGATATCAGCTCAGGCTTGAAGACCAGGAATCCTGCTGTGGGGGCAACAGAGGAGAGGG
This window harbors:
- the ZNF7 gene encoding zinc finger protein 7 isoform X2; the protein is MEAVTFGDVAVHFSREEWQCLDPGQRALYKEVMLENHSSVAGLGFLVFKPELISRLEQGQEPWVLDLQGAEGREAARTSRTDSTLGTESEQTCKDMDSLKSESRVVVVKTPPQSPGFGDISDPEVCSETQPSSVFQKNCLNTGTVAPRKTFAEDEAHGCGERGSSGRLGCQPDQSQGSFRRCDLCGRSFRSTSGVVLHQEVNTQKKPNRCQECQKNLPDCLQGRRLSTLHGEKPYECEECGKVFRLCSQLTQHQRIHTGEKPFKCTECGKAFRLSSKLIQHQRIHTGEKPYRCEECGKAFGQSSSLIHHQRVHTGERPYGCRECGKAFSQQSQLARHQRTHTGERPYPCRECGKAFSQSSTLAQHQRMHAGEKLQLPRTSDSPSLVAHQRMHAAEKPFKCDECGKAFRWVSRLSQHQLTHTGEKPYKCNKCSKAFGCSSRLIRHQRTHTGEKPFKCDECGKGFVQGSHLIQHQRIHTGEKPYECSDCGKAFSQSSSLIYHQRIHKGEKPYECLECGKAFSMSTQLTIHQRVHTGERPYKCSECGKAFSQNSTLFQHQIIHAGVKPYGCSECGKAFSRSSYLIEHQRIHTRAQWYHEYGNTLEASTHVSRKKVNTVKKLHKCNECEKIFRWRSHLIIHQRIHTGEKPYKCNECGKAFNRSSRLTQHQKIHMG
- the ZNF7 gene encoding zinc finger protein 7 isoform X1, with product MEAVTFGDVAVHFSREEWQCLDPGQRALYKEVMLENHSSVAGLAGFLVFKPELISRLEQGQEPWVLDLQGAEGREAARTSRTDSTLGTESEQTCKDMDSLKSESRVVVVKTPPQSPGFGDISDPEVCSETQPSSVFQKNCLNTGTVAPRKTFAEDEAHGCGERGSSGRLGCQPDQSQGSFRRCDLCGRSFRSTSGVVLHQEVNTQKKPNRCQECQKNLPDCLQGRRLSTLHGEKPYECEECGKVFRLCSQLTQHQRIHTGEKPFKCTECGKAFRLSSKLIQHQRIHTGEKPYRCEECGKAFGQSSSLIHHQRVHTGERPYGCRECGKAFSQQSQLARHQRTHTGERPYPCRECGKAFSQSSTLAQHQRMHAGEKLQLPRTSDSPSLVAHQRMHAAEKPFKCDECGKAFRWVSRLSQHQLTHTGEKPYKCNKCSKAFGCSSRLIRHQRTHTGEKPFKCDECGKGFVQGSHLIQHQRIHTGEKPYECSDCGKAFSQSSSLIYHQRIHKGEKPYECLECGKAFSMSTQLTIHQRVHTGERPYKCSECGKAFSQNSTLFQHQIIHAGVKPYGCSECGKAFSRSSYLIEHQRIHTRAQWYHEYGNTLEASTHVSRKKVNTVKKLHKCNECEKIFRWRSHLIIHQRIHTGEKPYKCNECGKAFNRSSRLTQHQKIHMG